In Methylomonas sp. MK1, the genomic stretch CTTGGGTGCTGGAGGAAGTCGCGTATTTCTGCGATCAAATAAAAGGCTTGGAAGCTGACGGCGTCGATGCCAAGAAACTACAAAAGCAAATCGAAAAAGACAGTCAAGCGTTTCGCCAAGCCTTGGCCAAAGGCTTGGACATAGCTCTGTCCGGACGGATGGCAACCTCCGGCTTGATGAGCGAAGTCGGTAAAATCGACGGCGCGCTGGCGGTAGCCCATGCCATTACCACCCACGCTGTCGATGCCGACATCGATTGGTTTACCGCCGTCGATGATCTGCAAGAACTGGGTTCCGGCCATTTGGATACCCAGGAGTTTTCGTCCGGCGTATTTTATCGTTACGCCAGCCTCAACCTGAAACAGCTGCAAGTCAATTTGGGCTTGTTGGCCGACATTAAGTCGGAGGAAAGCGCCGAAAGCCGGGCCAAAGCCTTGGACATCGCAGCCCATGTGCTGCACATGCTGGCAACCGAAGTGCCCAGCGCCAAGCAGCAAAGTTTCGCTGCGCATAATTTGGCGGATTTGGCTTTGGTCAGCTTCTCGCATCAGCCGATTTCGTTGGC encodes the following:
- the cas7e gene encoding type I-E CRISPR-associated protein Cas7/Cse4/CasC; protein product: MNENFINFHVLISHSPSCLNRDDMNMQKSAIFGGKRRVRVSSQSLKRTMRQSDYYREHLGEPSIRTKHLSDYQHQAIAALSGRYDEALIKQAIDFISGKDASADDAKDDAVAPWVLEEVAYFCDQIKGLEADGVDAKKLQKQIEKDSQAFRQALAKGLDIALSGRMATSGLMSEVGKIDGALAVAHAITTHAVDADIDWFTAVDDLQELGSGHLDTQEFSSGVFYRYASLNLKQLQVNLGLLADIKSEESAESRAKALDIAAHVLHMLATEVPSAKQQSFAAHNLADLALVSFSHQPISLANAFEKPIQADFKTGGFREPSITALNSHWDKIHRGYGLQERCAEFALDEVKVPNDIISKPSLPELEQWVRANGQG